The following proteins are co-located in the Alcaligenes faecalis genome:
- a CDS encoding Lrp/AsnC family transcriptional regulator → MNMVTSSKGKPLLPTIDDTDLACLIALQADPRASWRELGAAANIAERTVGRRIKRLLETGALRVIAETDPLATGKGVVLHAWVRCHAGQVPHVADALAQMENCQLVVTLAGSADLMAELTLADEADMPELVTRILPCMPGVEHVDARLVLRSFRRAGQWRIQADPNDSTDTRSAHTPLALTEAEQRIANWLKQDGRASLAELAEQAGVSEPTAQRLLQHLVERKALSFRVEVEPALVGFPVEAVVSVQVRPQAVNTLAAHLAQDPNTRCLFGTSGPSQLFWHILCRDSLQLWDVVTRRLGEIEGVLNSNVAVVMQAHKRCGVVRGQEKALE, encoded by the coding sequence ATGAATATGGTCACGTCAAGCAAGGGTAAACCCTTGCTGCCCACGATCGATGACACCGATCTGGCCTGCTTGATTGCCTTGCAAGCAGACCCACGGGCCTCCTGGCGGGAGCTGGGCGCAGCCGCAAACATTGCCGAACGTACCGTGGGCAGGCGAATCAAACGTCTTTTGGAAACGGGCGCATTGCGCGTCATTGCAGAAACCGACCCACTGGCAACAGGCAAGGGGGTCGTACTGCATGCCTGGGTGCGTTGCCATGCCGGTCAGGTCCCTCACGTGGCTGACGCACTGGCTCAAATGGAGAACTGCCAATTGGTTGTCACCTTGGCCGGCTCGGCTGACCTGATGGCGGAACTGACTCTGGCCGATGAAGCGGACATGCCCGAACTGGTGACCCGCATTCTGCCCTGCATGCCAGGAGTCGAGCACGTCGATGCTCGCCTGGTATTACGGTCTTTTCGACGCGCAGGCCAATGGCGCATACAGGCCGACCCAAACGACAGTACAGACACACGCTCCGCACACACCCCTCTTGCCCTCACCGAGGCTGAACAGCGGATCGCCAACTGGCTAAAACAAGATGGACGGGCCAGTCTGGCCGAACTGGCGGAACAGGCAGGCGTGAGCGAACCCACTGCACAGCGACTGTTGCAACATTTGGTGGAACGTAAGGCGCTGTCATTCAGGGTTGAAGTGGAGCCCGCTTTAGTAGGATTCCCAGTTGAGGCGGTGGTATCCGTGCAGGTACGCCCCCAAGCCGTCAACACCTTGGCAGCACACCTGGCGCAAGACCCCAATACCCGTTGCCTGTTCGGTACCAGTGGCCCTTCACAGCTTTTCTGGCATATTTTGTGCAGAGACAGCCTGCAGCTCTGGGATGTGGTGACACGTCGACTGGGGGAAATAGAAGGCGTGCTCAACAGCAATGTTGCTGTCGTCATGCAAGCTCATAAACGCTGCGGCGTCGTGCGCGGCCAAGAAAAAGCACTGGAATAG
- a CDS encoding NADP(H)-dependent aldo-keto reductase, whose amino-acid sequence MKYRKLGNTDLDVSLIGLGTMTYGEQNSEADAHAQLDLALELGVNLVDTAEMYPVPPMAATQGLTEHYIGTWLAKTGRRKDIVLASKIAGPQRDPKRPGHIRNGGTSLDRKNLEQALHDSLRRLQTDYLDLYQLHWPDRSTVTFGQRSYPWKEEDTIPIEETLSVLDEFVRQGKVRHIGVSNETPWGVSRFLELSRSRSLPLIATIQNPYNLLNRVFEEGLSEFCRYEGLGLLAYSPLAMGVLTGKYDHGARPEKGRLTLYKRFTRYDAPRAREAALAYNELACEYGLTPTQLALAWVNQQAFTSSNLIGATTLEQLRENIASVDVQLSDELITKINAIHHHTPNPAP is encoded by the coding sequence ATGAAATACCGCAAGCTGGGCAATACAGACCTGGACGTCAGCCTGATTGGTTTGGGCACCATGACGTACGGGGAGCAAAACAGCGAGGCCGATGCGCACGCTCAGTTGGACCTTGCCCTGGAACTGGGTGTGAATCTGGTGGATACCGCCGAGATGTACCCTGTTCCCCCCATGGCGGCCACACAAGGTTTGACCGAGCACTATATCGGCACCTGGCTGGCTAAAACCGGCCGCCGCAAGGACATTGTTCTGGCCAGCAAAATCGCCGGTCCCCAACGTGACCCCAAGCGCCCTGGCCATATCCGCAATGGCGGCACCAGCCTGGATCGCAAGAATCTGGAACAAGCCCTGCATGACAGCCTGCGTCGGCTGCAAACAGACTATCTGGACCTGTATCAGTTGCACTGGCCAGATCGCAGTACAGTGACGTTCGGGCAACGTAGCTACCCCTGGAAAGAAGAAGACACCATCCCCATCGAAGAGACCCTCTCGGTACTGGACGAGTTTGTGCGTCAAGGCAAGGTGCGTCACATCGGTGTGTCCAATGAAACACCCTGGGGTGTCTCGCGCTTTCTGGAGTTGTCGCGCTCCCGCTCTCTGCCTTTGATTGCCACGATCCAGAACCCCTACAACCTGCTGAACCGCGTGTTTGAAGAGGGGCTATCCGAATTCTGCCGTTATGAGGGCCTGGGTCTGCTGGCGTATTCGCCGTTGGCGATGGGCGTGTTGACGGGTAAGTATGACCACGGTGCGCGTCCCGAAAAAGGACGTTTGACCTTGTACAAGCGCTTCACCCGCTACGATGCCCCTCGTGCCCGTGAGGCCGCGCTGGCCTACAACGAGCTGGCTTGCGAATACGGTTTGACGCCCACCCAACTGGCCTTGGCCTGGGTGAACCAACAAGCCTTTACCAGCAGCAATCTGATCGGTGCGACCACGCTGGAGCAACTACGTGAAAACATCGCCAGTGTGGATGTTCAATTAAGTGATGAGCTGATCACCAAGATCAACGCGATTCATCATCACACCCCGAACCCTGCGCCTTAA
- a CDS encoding amidase, protein MLKQDVALHFRDALQIGLEIRQGRFSARHVATYFLDRIERAAELNAFSVITAERALAQADAADRLLAAGIVLGPFHGVPVVVKDSMQWEGTEATLGSQSRAGTISTQTATVLRSLTAQGMVVLGKTRMTEFAFGLSGQNLTQGTARNPWDATVARAPGGSSSGSGVAVAAGLAPIAMGGDTGGSVRAPATLNGLVGYKPSTGMISCAGSLPLSATLDVLGPIARSVADARQLAAVLAGPDIADPSTLALPAACVAALRAHAAPIHSPIAVLDAQAWPATLDHATQLSWQDTLDRLLAAGLEIQTWTPPPTLSFTRLADDNSIVLAYEAYRYYGELATDSRQVLWPVVRDRILAGGMIDSASYEAALQRRRADMHTFAQAMQGWAALLMPACDQVAQGLDPEDVRHAGLGKLLRPGNFLGAAAISLPTGFDEPGLPTGVQLLTPRGHDAALLDCAHLVEHALGRLSRYPDLGHWGL, encoded by the coding sequence ATGTTGAAACAAGATGTCGCCCTTCATTTTCGAGATGCTCTTCAGATCGGTCTCGAGATTCGACAGGGCCGATTCAGCGCCCGGCACGTTGCCACTTATTTTCTGGACCGTATCGAGCGTGCCGCCGAGCTCAATGCCTTTAGTGTGATCACAGCCGAGCGCGCCTTGGCACAAGCAGACGCGGCCGATCGTCTGCTGGCTGCTGGCATCGTGCTCGGGCCCTTTCATGGTGTGCCCGTTGTGGTCAAGGATAGTATGCAATGGGAAGGAACCGAGGCGACTCTGGGTTCGCAAAGCCGTGCCGGCACGATCAGTACGCAGACGGCCACCGTACTGCGTTCGCTAACTGCACAAGGCATGGTGGTGCTGGGCAAAACCAGAATGACTGAGTTCGCCTTCGGTTTGTCTGGACAGAACCTGACCCAGGGGACGGCACGTAATCCGTGGGATGCCACGGTAGCCCGCGCTCCGGGTGGCTCGTCCAGTGGGAGTGGCGTGGCGGTAGCGGCCGGTTTGGCGCCCATCGCCATGGGAGGGGATACCGGTGGTTCAGTGCGCGCGCCTGCCACATTGAATGGCCTTGTGGGTTATAAGCCTTCGACCGGAATGATCAGTTGCGCGGGCAGCTTGCCCTTGTCTGCGACCCTGGATGTTCTGGGGCCGATTGCTCGTAGTGTGGCCGATGCACGCCAGTTGGCGGCTGTATTGGCGGGGCCGGACATAGCAGACCCCTCGACTTTGGCTTTGCCCGCCGCTTGTGTGGCCGCCCTGCGTGCACATGCGGCACCGATACATAGCCCCATTGCGGTATTGGATGCCCAGGCCTGGCCCGCCACCTTGGACCACGCAACGCAATTGAGTTGGCAGGACACGCTGGATCGCCTGCTAGCGGCGGGCCTGGAGATACAAACGTGGACACCACCGCCCACTTTATCGTTTACCCGTTTGGCAGACGATAATTCAATTGTGCTTGCCTATGAGGCCTATCGTTATTATGGTGAGCTTGCCACTGATTCTCGACAAGTCTTGTGGCCGGTGGTGCGGGACCGTATTCTGGCAGGCGGGATGATTGATAGCGCGTCTTATGAGGCCGCTTTACAAAGACGCAGGGCCGACATGCACACTTTTGCGCAAGCAATGCAGGGGTGGGCCGCCTTGTTGATGCCCGCTTGTGATCAGGTGGCCCAAGGGCTGGATCCCGAGGATGTCCGGCATGCGGGCTTGGGGAAGTTACTGCGTCCCGGCAACTTCTTGGGAGCAGCGGCCATTTCCCTGCCTACCGGCTTTGATGAGCCGGGCTTGCCCACAGGCGTTCAATTACTGACACCGCGTGGACACGATGCGGCCTTGCTCGATTGTGCCCATCTTGTTGAACATGCGCTTGGCCGACTTTCTCGCTATCCGGATTTGGGACACTGGGGGCTATAA
- a CDS encoding MFS transporter — MSSPSHRPSAPPGLDPAPVSRVRTIVAGSVGNAVEWFDWTIYASFAIFFSSQFFPEGNETTALLASFGIFAVGFFMRPIGGWLLGIFSDRYGRKAALGLTILMMAGGSLIIAVTPTYAAIGLAAPLLLTLARLLQGLSLGGEYASATTFLTEMAPPHRRGFYSSFVFFSAAVGILAASAVGWVLTTWLSRAEMSEWGWRIPFLLGALGGVVGLWIRRSIPETEAFSESKKAGVEKQPLRTLLREYPVEVLRIIGFSILTTFAFYIFVAYVPTYAIRHVQADPKVAFAANTVALIVFMVVQPLFGALSDRIGRKPQLIVFAAGYLFFFYPLMSTLGPSFGSILMVELFGLVLYAMYTSIGPAIMSEQFPTSVRAVGIGAPYNLMVALLGGTTPYLLTWLQSNGLERWFFYYVLAGAVITLVTFIRMPETVGQKLR, encoded by the coding sequence ATGAGCTCTCCCTCTCATCGTCCGAGCGCCCCACCTGGTCTCGACCCTGCCCCGGTCTCGCGCGTTCGTACCATTGTGGCTGGCAGTGTAGGCAATGCGGTTGAATGGTTTGATTGGACCATTTACGCTTCCTTTGCTATCTTTTTTTCCAGCCAGTTCTTCCCTGAAGGCAATGAAACCACGGCCTTGCTCGCTAGTTTCGGCATTTTTGCGGTGGGCTTTTTCATGCGTCCCATCGGTGGCTGGTTGCTTGGCATCTTCTCCGATCGTTACGGACGCAAGGCCGCTTTAGGGCTGACTATCCTGATGATGGCCGGAGGGTCGCTTATTATCGCAGTAACCCCGACCTATGCTGCAATAGGTTTGGCGGCGCCTCTTTTGTTGACGCTGGCCCGTTTGCTGCAAGGCTTGTCTCTGGGAGGGGAGTATGCATCGGCCACCACTTTCTTGACCGAGATGGCGCCCCCTCATCGCCGTGGTTTTTATTCCAGTTTCGTCTTTTTCAGTGCGGCGGTCGGTATTTTGGCGGCCTCGGCCGTGGGCTGGGTGCTGACGACCTGGTTGAGCCGGGCGGAGATGTCCGAGTGGGGGTGGCGTATTCCGTTTCTGCTGGGGGCATTGGGCGGTGTGGTTGGCCTTTGGATTCGGCGCTCGATTCCCGAGACCGAGGCTTTTTCCGAAAGCAAAAAAGCGGGTGTTGAAAAACAGCCTTTGCGCACCTTGTTGCGTGAGTATCCCGTGGAAGTGCTGCGTATCATCGGTTTTTCCATTCTGACGACCTTCGCATTTTATATCTTTGTCGCTTACGTGCCGACCTACGCCATCCGCCATGTGCAGGCCGACCCCAAGGTGGCCTTTGCGGCCAACACGGTGGCGTTGATTGTGTTCATGGTGGTGCAGCCCTTGTTTGGCGCTTTGTCTGATCGTATCGGACGCAAGCCGCAATTGATTGTGTTTGCTGCCGGGTATTTGTTCTTCTTTTATCCGCTCATGAGTACGCTGGGGCCGTCTTTCGGTTCCATCCTGATGGTGGAGCTGTTTGGCCTGGTGCTGTATGCCATGTATACCTCGATTGGCCCTGCCATTATGTCTGAACAGTTCCCAACCAGTGTACGTGCGGTCGGTATCGGGGCACCCTATAACCTGATGGTGGCGTTGCTGGGCGGCACCACACCTTATTTGTTGACCTGGTTGCAAAGCAACGGCCTGGAACGCTGGTTCTTTTACTATGTCTTGGCCGGTGCCGTGATTACCTTGGTCACGTTCATCCGTATGCCCGAGACAGTCGGACAAAAACTGCGCTGA
- a CDS encoding RidA family protein, whose protein sequence is MTKSALNPPTVFNSLQYGFSQGLVVTGQRRVMLSGQVGVDAQEQTVSGGMREQTDAALDNIERVLAEAGGTIDQVIMLRIFIREDASSPQEQEAIAAALLKRFPVNPPPSSWILIHGLARPEWLIEIEAEAMLD, encoded by the coding sequence ATGACTAAAAGCGCCCTTAACCCGCCCACTGTATTCAATTCTTTGCAATATGGTTTTAGCCAAGGTCTGGTTGTTACCGGCCAACGCCGTGTCATGCTGTCCGGCCAAGTGGGAGTCGACGCCCAAGAGCAAACCGTCAGCGGCGGTATGCGCGAACAAACCGACGCGGCACTGGACAATATAGAACGGGTTCTGGCTGAAGCAGGCGGCACCATCGACCAAGTCATCATGCTGCGGATTTTCATTCGGGAAGATGCCAGCTCGCCCCAAGAGCAAGAGGCCATTGCCGCCGCATTGCTCAAACGCTTCCCCGTCAATCCCCCGCCCTCATCCTGGATTCTGATCCATGGTCTGGCCCGTCCGGAATGGTTGATCGAGATTGAAGCGGAGGCCATGCTGGATTAA
- a CDS encoding YegP family protein → MKFVLYKDKGGEWRWRFKAANGNIICVSSEGYTSKQSAQNSIESVKKGIPDAPVVEE, encoded by the coding sequence ATGAAGTTTGTGCTTTATAAAGACAAAGGTGGCGAATGGCGGTGGCGATTTAAAGCGGCGAATGGAAATATTATTTGTGTCAGTTCGGAAGGCTATACCAGCAAGCAGAGCGCGCAAAACAGTATTGAATCCGTGAAGAAAGGGATACCCGATGCTCCGGTTGTCGAGGAGTAG
- the nadB gene encoding L-aspartate oxidase, with the protein MQAGSTQTEVLIIGAGLAGTSLALSLPSSMQVTLLSSTPTPCGASPMALGGLAAALNAEDSLEQHIEDTLEAGAQHSDQEAVRGILQAAPAAVHWLLERQVPLDRTEDGQLHLTREGGHSQRRIVHAADASGYAIMHALFPQLAQAPHVQQRTDCLALALRRNEQGAVAGVDIYDKHSRRYETIVADHVVLATGGLGSLYAHSTNPDSALGEGIALAWRVGAAIRDLEFVQFHPTCLHAQGPTFLLTEALRGEGGHLLDKQGRRFMPDYDARAELAPRDIVSRAIAAQMRQEGSSHVWLDVRHLGADTLQQHFPKALEEGLRRGLDLRQDWVPVAPAAHYSCGGIQTDLSGRTTVPGLYAVGEVACTGLHGANRLASNSLLECVVMGRAVAQTIAASNKLPSSALIPETATVAATTASTEANISSSLSKTPSLPALRSLMQEHVGLLRSHQGLGYALHTLGDWREQINALPRSLEQHTLSLQLDTAWLLTQAALDRPYSLGAHYRLDQVRKKAIAKQSYTAPGLP; encoded by the coding sequence ATGCAAGCAGGCTCAACACAGACGGAGGTGCTAATCATCGGCGCGGGACTGGCGGGTACCAGTCTGGCCCTGTCCTTGCCCTCCTCGATGCAGGTAACGTTGCTCAGCAGTACCCCCACGCCTTGCGGGGCCAGCCCCATGGCCTTGGGCGGTCTGGCCGCCGCACTCAATGCCGAAGACAGTCTGGAACAACACATTGAAGACACACTGGAAGCCGGTGCGCAGCACTCGGATCAGGAAGCGGTACGCGGAATTCTGCAAGCCGCACCCGCTGCAGTGCATTGGTTACTGGAAAGGCAGGTTCCTCTGGACAGAACGGAAGATGGCCAATTGCATCTGACTCGCGAAGGTGGGCACAGTCAGCGACGCATCGTACACGCAGCCGATGCCAGCGGTTACGCCATCATGCACGCTCTGTTTCCCCAATTGGCTCAAGCCCCTCATGTCCAGCAGCGTACGGACTGCCTGGCGCTAGCCCTACGCCGCAACGAACAAGGCGCGGTGGCGGGCGTGGATATCTACGACAAACACAGCCGCCGCTACGAAACCATTGTGGCTGACCACGTGGTGTTGGCAACAGGTGGGTTGGGCAGTCTGTATGCGCACAGCACCAATCCTGACAGCGCCTTGGGCGAAGGGATTGCCTTGGCCTGGCGCGTGGGTGCTGCGATACGCGATCTGGAATTTGTGCAGTTTCATCCGACCTGCCTGCATGCTCAGGGCCCGACCTTTCTACTGACCGAAGCCTTGCGTGGTGAAGGAGGACATCTGCTGGACAAGCAAGGCCGCCGCTTCATGCCGGACTACGACGCTCGGGCCGAGCTGGCGCCGCGCGATATTGTGTCGCGTGCTATCGCAGCGCAGATGCGGCAAGAAGGAAGTAGCCATGTCTGGCTGGATGTACGCCATCTTGGTGCGGACACTTTGCAGCAGCATTTCCCGAAAGCCCTGGAAGAAGGCCTACGCCGGGGTTTGGATTTACGCCAGGACTGGGTGCCAGTTGCACCTGCTGCGCACTATAGCTGCGGAGGGATTCAAACGGATTTGTCTGGCCGCACGACCGTGCCCGGTTTGTATGCCGTGGGTGAAGTCGCTTGCACAGGTTTGCATGGGGCCAATCGCTTGGCCAGCAATTCCTTGCTGGAGTGTGTTGTCATGGGGCGGGCAGTTGCGCAAACCATTGCGGCAAGCAATAAGCTTCCGAGTTCGGCCTTGATCCCTGAGACAGCGACGGTAGCAGCGACTACAGCATCAACAGAGGCAAACATAAGCTCATCCTTAAGCAAGACTCCTTCTCTGCCCGCCTTGCGTAGCTTGATGCAAGAGCATGTCGGCTTGCTACGTAGTCACCAAGGCCTAGGCTATGCCCTACACACTCTTGGCGACTGGCGCGAGCAAATCAATGCGCTCCCCCGCAGCCTGGAGCAACACACCCTGAGCCTCCAACTGGATACGGCCTGGCTACTGACCCAGGCAGCCTTGGATCGGCCATACAGTCTGGGTGCGCATTACCGTTTGGACCAAGTCCGCAAAAAAGCAATCGCCAAGCAGTCGTACACAGCTCCCGGTTTACCCTGA
- a CDS encoding D-amino acid dehydrogenase, whose translation MSHIAVIGAGISGITTAYALSLKGYQVTVIDRLRYPAMETSFANGGQLSACNAEVWNSRSTILKGLKWMMRKDAPLLFNPKPSWHKYSWMAQFVGAISGYERNTVDTVKLAIAARENLYQWAKDENIDFDLEQRGILHIYHTPGGFESGKKVSQLLHKGGLERRTVTNEEIHQIEPALQGTYYGGFFTPSDATGDIHKYTRGLADACAKRGVKFLQDTEVLGIDCGPPHRIQLRTGEGAQAHTHTLSVDSLVVCAGVGSRHLAHMLGDYINIYPVKGYSISVYLDTPEAQHAAPWVSLLDEEAKIVTSRLGKDRLRVAGTAEYNGANKDIRADRIAPLTNWTRRNFHDAATDRVVPWAGLRPMMPDMMPRVKAGSRPGVYYNTGHGHLGWTLSAATAQIITEVIAQNERQSAPAQFATSPATTAAPAAAHNAHPADRQNLDPAHHESHDPRPV comes from the coding sequence ATGTCGCATATTGCCGTCATTGGTGCCGGTATTTCCGGAATCACCACCGCCTACGCCCTCAGCCTGAAAGGCTATCAAGTTACCGTTATCGACCGCCTGCGCTACCCCGCGATGGAAACTTCCTTCGCCAACGGCGGGCAGTTGTCCGCGTGCAATGCCGAAGTCTGGAACAGCCGCAGCACCATACTCAAGGGCTTGAAGTGGATGATGCGCAAAGACGCCCCGCTGCTGTTCAACCCCAAGCCAAGCTGGCACAAATACAGTTGGATGGCGCAGTTTGTGGGCGCGATTTCCGGCTACGAGCGCAACACCGTGGACACCGTCAAGCTGGCTATTGCCGCCCGCGAGAATCTGTACCAATGGGCCAAGGACGAAAACATTGATTTCGACCTGGAACAGCGCGGCATTCTGCATATCTACCACACCCCTGGTGGCTTTGAGTCTGGCAAGAAAGTCAGCCAGTTGCTGCACAAAGGGGGCCTGGAGCGCCGCACGGTCACCAATGAAGAAATTCACCAGATTGAACCTGCCTTGCAAGGCACCTACTACGGCGGTTTCTTTACGCCTTCGGACGCCACGGGCGATATTCACAAATACACACGTGGTCTGGCCGATGCCTGCGCCAAACGCGGCGTGAAGTTCCTGCAAGATACAGAAGTCCTGGGTATTGATTGCGGCCCACCGCACCGCATCCAGTTGCGTACGGGTGAAGGCGCGCAAGCCCACACCCATACCCTGTCCGTCGATTCCTTGGTAGTTTGCGCTGGCGTAGGCAGCCGTCATCTGGCTCATATGCTGGGCGACTACATCAATATCTACCCCGTCAAAGGCTATTCAATCTCGGTGTACCTGGATACACCCGAAGCCCAACATGCCGCCCCGTGGGTCAGCCTGCTGGACGAAGAAGCCAAGATTGTGACCAGCCGCCTGGGCAAGGACCGCCTGCGTGTGGCCGGCACGGCGGAATACAACGGCGCCAACAAGGACATTCGCGCCGACCGTATCGCCCCGCTGACGAACTGGACCCGCCGCAACTTCCACGATGCCGCTACCGATCGTGTCGTACCGTGGGCAGGGCTGCGCCCCATGATGCCGGACATGATGCCGCGCGTAAAAGCAGGCAGCCGCCCTGGCGTGTACTACAACACCGGCCACGGTCACCTGGGCTGGACGCTGTCAGCCGCCACCGCGCAAATCATTACCGAGGTCATTGCCCAAAACGAGCGTCAGTCCGCACCTGCTCAATTTGCCACCAGTCCGGCAACAACTGCTGCACCCGCCGCTGCCCATAACGCTCATCCAGCAGATAGACAAAACCTTGATCCTGCTCATCACGAATCACACGACCCGCGGCCTGTGTAA
- a CDS encoding hemolysin III family protein, translating into MYYGERFNAWTHLIGAVLAVGGVSWLLVMASFTGDPWRITSTAIYGATLILLYLISTLYHCFKGRAKNVFRKMDHFSIYLLIAGSYTPFCLVTLRGPWGWSLFGVVWGLALIGILQDIRPRSPARRLSLVIYAVMGWIVLLALGPLASNLGPQGFSWLAAGGAIYTAGIIFFVFDERFRHWHGIWHLFVLAGSAAHFFAISRYVVT; encoded by the coding sequence ATGTATTACGGTGAACGATTCAATGCCTGGACCCATCTGATCGGTGCAGTTCTGGCTGTGGGCGGCGTATCCTGGTTGCTTGTCATGGCCAGTTTTACCGGTGATCCCTGGCGCATCACCAGCACGGCCATCTATGGCGCCACACTTATCCTGCTTTACCTGATCTCCACCCTGTACCACTGCTTCAAGGGACGAGCCAAAAACGTATTTCGCAAGATGGATCACTTTTCCATCTACTTGCTGATTGCGGGCAGCTACACGCCCTTCTGCCTGGTCACGCTGCGAGGGCCTTGGGGATGGAGTCTGTTCGGTGTGGTCTGGGGCTTGGCACTGATTGGCATCCTGCAGGATATCCGCCCTCGTTCGCCGGCACGCAGATTGTCCCTGGTGATTTATGCCGTTATGGGGTGGATTGTATTGTTGGCGTTAGGGCCACTGGCCTCCAATTTGGGCCCGCAGGGCTTTTCCTGGTTGGCAGCAGGTGGCGCAATTTATACCGCCGGAATCATTTTCTTTGTGTTTGACGAACGCTTTCGTCATTGGCACGGTATTTGGCATCTATTCGTGCTGGCTGGCAGCGCAGCGCATTTTTTTGCTATATCTCGGTATGTTGTGACGTAA
- the nadA gene encoding quinolinate synthase NadA: MIQHFPIDVCQPGAKDALSRQIAWHEVPSKLNLQSDKATLKQTLAKQLKEQDAVLVAHYYTDPDIQDLALETGGCVGDSLEMARFGQEHAASTVLVAGVGFMAESAKILSPEKRVLAVHDEATCSLDLGCAPEDFKQFCAAHPDREVVVYANTSAAVKAQADWVVTSSIALDIVRHLHAQGKKILWAPDRHLGSYIQKQTGADMLLWQGSCLVHDEFKADGLKALMSEHPDAQVLVHPESPASVVALANVVGSTTQLLRAAINHPASIFIVATDQGILHAMRQQAPGKTFLAAPTAGESATCKSCAFCPWMALNSLEALHQRLSQAGPGIQVDPDLREGARRSLQRMMDFAAALQNNLRVSTDLAEHSQQFQHVGAA; this comes from the coding sequence ATGATTCAGCATTTCCCCATTGATGTCTGTCAGCCCGGCGCTAAAGACGCGTTGAGCCGTCAGATTGCCTGGCATGAGGTCCCTTCCAAACTCAACCTGCAAAGCGATAAGGCCACCTTGAAACAAACCTTGGCCAAGCAGTTAAAGGAACAAGACGCCGTACTGGTCGCCCACTACTACACAGATCCTGATATTCAAGATCTGGCCTTGGAAACCGGGGGCTGCGTGGGTGACTCTTTGGAAATGGCACGCTTTGGGCAGGAGCATGCGGCCAGCACGGTGTTGGTGGCCGGTGTGGGCTTTATGGCTGAATCTGCCAAAATCCTGAGCCCTGAAAAGCGCGTACTGGCTGTACATGACGAGGCAACGTGCTCGCTGGATCTCGGTTGCGCGCCCGAGGATTTCAAGCAATTCTGTGCTGCGCACCCAGACCGGGAAGTGGTGGTGTATGCCAATACCAGCGCAGCCGTCAAGGCTCAGGCGGACTGGGTGGTAACGTCCTCTATCGCCCTGGACATCGTGCGGCATTTACACGCACAAGGCAAAAAGATTCTGTGGGCACCAGATCGTCATTTGGGCTCTTATATTCAGAAGCAAACCGGCGCAGACATGCTGCTCTGGCAAGGTTCCTGCCTGGTCCATGACGAGTTCAAGGCCGATGGATTGAAGGCCTTGATGAGCGAGCACCCCGATGCCCAAGTACTGGTGCATCCCGAATCGCCCGCCTCTGTCGTGGCGCTGGCAAATGTGGTTGGCTCAACAACGCAACTGCTGCGCGCTGCCATCAACCATCCTGCCAGCATCTTTATCGTCGCCACTGATCAAGGGATTTTGCATGCCATGCGCCAGCAGGCGCCGGGTAAAACCTTTCTGGCTGCTCCCACAGCGGGCGAAAGCGCCACCTGCAAAAGCTGCGCCTTTTGCCCCTGGATGGCTTTGAACAGTCTGGAGGCGTTGCATCAACGCTTGAGTCAAGCAGGTCCTGGTATTCAAGTGGACCCTGACCTGCGTGAAGGCGCACGACGTTCCTTGCAACGCATGATGGATTTTGCTGCTGCACTGCAAAACAATCTGCGCGTAAGCACGGACTTGGCCGAACACAGCCAGCAATTCCAGCATGTAGGAGCCGCTTGA
- a CDS encoding YkgJ family cysteine cluster protein: MLYTPPNDEIFDENPCLSCGVCCSHFRVSFYSGELSGETGGTVPVELTTQVGPLRACMKGTEQGEGRCIALRGTLGQPGIHCAIYPDRPTPCRDYQIWELDGSPNVDCQRLRSKHGLPLLPNRPLPAPPALPEHDEAA, encoded by the coding sequence GTGCTTTATACGCCACCCAATGACGAGATTTTTGATGAAAACCCCTGTTTAAGCTGCGGCGTGTGCTGTTCCCATTTTCGGGTCTCTTTTTACAGCGGTGAGCTAAGCGGCGAAACAGGCGGTACGGTGCCTGTCGAGTTGACCACTCAGGTTGGCCCATTACGCGCTTGTATGAAGGGGACAGAGCAAGGTGAAGGTCGCTGTATTGCTTTACGTGGCACCTTAGGCCAGCCTGGGATTCATTGTGCGATTTATCCAGATCGCCCCACCCCTTGTCGCGACTACCAAATCTGGGAACTGGATGGCAGCCCCAATGTGGATTGCCAGCGTTTGCGCAGCAAGCACGGTTTGCCTTTGCTGCCGAATCGTCCACTACCTGCACCCCCTGCCTTGCCGGAGCATGATGAGGCGGCCTGA